A window from Theobroma cacao cultivar B97-61/B2 chromosome 3, Criollo_cocoa_genome_V2, whole genome shotgun sequence encodes these proteins:
- the LOC18606228 gene encoding uncharacterized protein LOC18606228 — translation MLPHSYTFDSLSQTQDLTSAILASNTPTTISATCASIDSFLHSHSPDQSRHFFSITFPTLICKLFGFDDATSPSPPPPPRKLQHPQSNGWIELASQSNHPDFSANIFSLLSPNGTLMNSISAVDRHSLVKYVFPIERLPVWVRFMLSNEKACRVLSDLCRLFKGKVKEDSIKGSLCQIQLNVIEYYMFWFAYYPVCKGNSENLDSNSVKRSKKFRLENWTHSIRGFSGLNKREMDQKFEGNLYIQLLYAYLHAFVPIFDLGAHQPYRSSILNYSLKCDGSVIFRAEFLVNVFVHYWLVDNDFSPLPVNVCKSFGVSFPFRSVLGETPPTSGLGEAVKLFVKYLNLSSVISTDGFGKIEHSESPSWRVSGGFDSGKSRDVVSLCSVGSWNSWIQRPLYRFILRTFLFCPVGSSIKNASQVFSVWVTYMEPWTVSLDDFAELDAIVNGSSKDVRKQELQSEASGYLPLWQGYVLSNYLYYSSLVMHFIGFAHKFLHTDPEVIVDMVLKVISLLTSSKELVDLIKNVDTVFHSKQAVSSKSTLNSTYRVVPSIQEQLQDWEDGLCESDADGSFLHENWNKDLRLFSDGEDGGQQLLQLFIMRAEAELQGISGDNLSHGLKLIDSLKAKVGYLFGGSMVKPIPISPELTQPQHLRDEIFKPRRVGNQTLANITYKGDWMKRPISDDEVAWLAKLLIWLSSWLNESLGLNCPENTDVGSKWSYVDVPGDAASASGPGEAMKTLVCLMGSWLLMMGAMTVRLMRKHGLRVNLRVLASKKVLMVLLLSVVFSVFKKAFGLFHR, via the exons ATGCTCCCTCACTCGTACACCTTCGATTCCCTTTCCCAAACCCAAGACCTTACCTCGGCAATCCTCGCCTCCAACACTCCTACCACAATCTCCGCCACCTGCGCCTCCATTGACTCCTTCCTGCACTCGCACTCCCCCGATCAGTCCCGCCATTTCTTCTCCATCACCTTCCCAACCCTAATCTGCAAACTCTTCGGCTTCGATGACGCCACGTCACCATCCCCACCTCCACCGCCACGAAAACTCCAGCATCCCCAGTCCAACGGCTGGATCGAGCTCGCCTCCCAATCCAATCACCCAGATTTCTCCGCCAATATCTTTTCCCTCCTTTCCCCAAACGGAACCTTAATGAACTCAATCTCAGCCGTTGATCGACACTCTCTAGTCAAATACGTGTTCCCAATCGAACGGCTCCCGGTGTGGGTCCGGTTCATGCTATCTAACGAAAAAGCTTGCCGGGTTTTATCCGATTTGTGCCGTTTGTTTAAAGGTAAAGTCAAAGAAGATTCAATTAAGGGTTCTCTATGTCAAATTCAATTGAATGTTATCGAATATTATATGTTTTGGTTCGCTTATTATCCGGTTTGTAAAGGAAACAGCGAGAACTTGGACTCTAATTCAGTAAAAAGAAGCAAGAAGTTTAGGTTAGAGAATTGGACACATTCAATTCGGGGTTTTTCGGGGTTGAATAAGCGTGAAATGGACCAAAAATTCGAGGGTAATCTTTATATACAGCTTTTATATGCGTATCTTCATGCTTTTGTTCCTATATTTGATTTGGGTGCTCACCAACCTTATCGTAGTTCGATTTTGAATTACTCTTTGAAGTGCGATGGTTCAGTTATATTTCGAGCTGAGTTTTTGGTCAACGTTTTTGTGCATTACTGGTTGGTTGATAATGATTTTTCGCCATTGCCTGTTAATGTATGCAAATCGTTTGGTGTATCATTTCCGTTTAGGTCAGTGCTTGGGGAGACCCCACCAACTAGCGGGTTGGGTGAGGCGGTGAAGTTGTTTGTGAAGTACTTGAATTTGAGCTCAGTGATAAGCACGGATGGGTTTGGCAAAATTGAGCATAGTGAAAGTCCAAGCTGGAGGGTTTCTGGCGGTTTTGATAGTGGGAAGTCGAGGGATGTTGTTTCTTTGTGTTCTGTCGGTTCTTGGAACTCGTGGATACAGAGGCCATTATATAGGTTTATATTGAGAACATTCTTGTTTTGTCCTGTGGGATCTTCAATCAAGAATGCATCCCAGGTGTTTTCTGTTTGGGTTACTTATATGGAGCCTTGGACAGTTAGCTTGGATGATTTTGCAGAGCTTGATGCGATTGTGAACGGATCAAGTAAAGATGTGAGGAAGCAGGAACTGCAGTCTGAAGCTTCTGGATATTTGCCATTATGGCAAGGCTATGTGTTGTCTAATTACTTATACTACAGTTCACTTGTTATGCATTTTATCGGCTTTGCACACAAGTTTCTCCATACGGATCCAGAAGTAATAGTTGACATGGTATTGAAG GTGATAAGCTTGTTGACATCCTCTAAAGAGCTGGTTGATCTGATAAAGAATGTAGATACTGTTTTTCATTCTAAACAAGCTGTATCAAGCAAATCAACACTCAATAGCACATATAGAGTTGTTCCTTCAATTCAGGAACAGCTGCAG GACTGGGAGGATGGGTTATGTGAAAGTGACGCTGATGGATCTTTCTTGCATGAGAATTGGAACAAGGATCTAAGACTCTTTAGTGATGGGGAAGATGGGGGACAGCAACTACTTCAG TTGTTTATAATGCGTGCAGAAGCTGAGTTGCAAGGGATATCTGGTGATAATCTTTCACACGGACTTAAGTTAATAGATTCATTGAAAGCTAAAGTGGGCTACTTGTTTGGTGGCTCAATGGTGAAGCCAATTCCTATTTCACCTGAATTGACACAGCCTCAGCACTTACGTGATGAAATCTTCAAGCCCAGAAGAGTTGGCAACCAAACGCTAGCAAATATCACATACAAGGGTGACTGGATGAAGCGCCCAATCTCTGATGATGAGGTTGCATGGCTTGCAAAGCTGCTTATCTGGTTATCCAGTTGGTTGAATGAAAGCCTTGGCCTAAACTGCCCCGAAAATACTGATGTAGGTTCTAAGTGGTCCTATGTGGATGTCCCAGGTGATGCAGCAAGCGCGAGTGGACCTGGAGAGGCCATGAAAACTCTGGTTTGCTTAATGGGTTCCTGGCTTCTAATGATGGGTGCAATGACGGTGAGATTAATGAGAAAACATGGTTTAAGGGTAAATCTTAGGGTGCTGGCTTCCAAAAAGGTGTTGATGGTGTTGCTCTTATCTGTTGTGTTTAGTGTATTTAAGAAAGCTTTTGGATTGTTTCATCGATAG
- the LOC18606232 gene encoding E3 ubiquitin-protein ligase RBBP6 isoform X1 produces MAVYYKFKSARDFDSIAMDGPFISVGTLKEKIFESKHLGRGTDFDLVVTNAQTNEEYLDEAMLIPKNTSVLIRRVPGRPRMPIVAAQEPKVENQIENAQPEKSNFLDADSSVPKYPEDSEWDEFGNDLYSIPETLPVQSSNPLPDAPPTNKADEDSKIKALIDTPALDWQRQGADGFGPGRGFGRGMGGRMGGRGFGRLGLERKTPPQGYVCHRCKVPGHFIQHCPTNGDPNYDIKRVKPPTGIPKSMLMATPDGSYALPSGAVAVLKPNEAAFEKEIEGLPSTRSVGDLPPELHCPLCKEVMKDAVLTSKCCFKSFCDKCIRDHIISKSMCICGATNILADDLLPNKTLRDTINRILESGNSSADNAGSTFQVQDMESARCPQPKIPSPTTSAASKGEQKPVSAKEESPSVKDKANEVKVAIPPQQVVEKVKIAKPADASEATLESMSVKEPASQGSAPLAEEEVQQKVVSGEAGKKKKKKKVRLPANDLQWKTPQDLAAENYMMSMGPSAYNPYWGGMQPGMDGFMGPYAGAMPYMGGYGLSPLDVPFGGVMPPDPFGAQSYMFPPIPPQRDLAEFGMGMNVAPPIMSREEFEARQADLRRKRENERRGEREFSRDREFSREVSSSGDVSSLKSKSKPIPQMSAGDHRNEHLRHRSERTSPERSLRDHDAPPRPLKRKADQHHDRECDHDYDYDDRDRDRERQHHHRSESSKLAPETATKATLMATTAAMDKKQKGSVFSRISFPEGEVSKKRKLSSDAPISSGHHKPSSNGYYDDYKTSSAATKAVSATSGGVRKSTSSNAVDYESSDDDRHFKRKPSRYESSPPPSAEWEEEPRHSRGSRERERSGYSKHR; encoded by the exons atggcTGTTTATTACAAGTTTAAGAGTGCAAGAGATTTTGATTCAATTGCCATGGATGGTCCGTTTATAAGCGTTGGtactttgaaagaaaaaatatttgaatcaAAGCACTTGGGCAGGGGTACCGACTTCGACCTTGTTGTCACTAATGCCCAAACTAACGAAG AATATCTTGATGAAGCAATGTTAATCCCGAAAAATACTTCTGTACTAATTCGCCGGGTTCCTGGAAGGCCTCGCATGCCCATTGTTGCTGCTCAAGA GCCTAAGGTGGAAAATCAGATTGAAAATGCTCAACCAGAAAAGAGTAACTTCCTGGATGCTGATTCATCTGTTCCAAAATAT CCTGAAGACTCCGAATGGGATGAATTTGGGAATGATTTATATTCAATCCCTGAAACACTGCCAGTGCAGTCAAGCAATCCACTTCCTGATGCTCCTCCTACTAATAAAGCTGATGAGGATAGCAAAATTAAGGCTTTAATTGATACTCCTGCCTTGGACTGGCAGCG CCAAGGTGCAGATGGTTTTGGACCTGGTAGAGGCTTTGGAAGGGGTATGGGTGGGAGGATGGGTGGGcgtggttttg GTCGATTAGGATTGGAGCGCAAAACGCCTCCTCAGGGTTATGTTTGTCACCGCTGTAAGGTGCCTG GGCACTTTATTCAGCACTGCCCCACAAATGGTGATCCAAACTACGATATCAAACGGGTAAAGCCTCCAACTGGCATTCCAAAGTCAATGCTAATGGCAACTCCAGATGGCTCTTATGCATTGCCAAGTGGAGCAGTTGCAGTTTTGAAACCCAATGA GGCTGCAtttgagaaagaaattgaGGGCTTACCTTCCACTCGGTCTGTTGGTGACCTTCCACCTGAACTCCATTGCCCATTGTGCAAggaagtgatgaaagatgctGTTCTAACTAGCAAATGTTGTTTTAAGAGTTTTTGCGATAAAT GTATAAGGGACCACATTATCTCAAAGTCAATGTGCATATGTGGGGCAACAAACATACTCGCCGATGATCTTTTGCCAAATAAGACTCTAAGAGATACAATTAATCGTATATTGGAGTCTGGTAACAGCAGTGCGGACAATGCTGGAAGCACTTTTCAAGTTCAAG ATATGGAGTCTGCCCGGTGTCCACAACCAAAAATTCCGTCTCCTACTACATCTGCTGCGTCAAAGGGAGAGCAGAAGCCAGTATCTGCTAAGGAAGAAAGTCCTAGTGTGAAGGATAAAGCTAATGAGGTGAAGGTAGCTATTCCGCCACAGCAGGTTGTGGAGAAAGTGAAGATTGCTAAACCTGCTGATGCATCTGAGGCTACACTGGAGTCGATGAGTGTGAAGGAGCCTGCATCACAAGGGAGTGCCCCACTTGCGGAGGAAGAAGTGCAACAGAAGGTGGTTTCTGGAGAGGCAG gaaagaaaaagaaaaagaagaaggttCGTTTGCCAGCAAATG ACTTGCAGTGGAAAACCCCTCAGGATCTTGCAGCTGAGAACTATATGATGTCTATGGGTCCCTCTGCCTATAATCCTTACTGGGGTGGCATGCAGCCTGGGATGGATGGGTTTATGGGTCCTTATGCTGGTGCAATGCCCTATATGGGGGGCTATGGACTAAGTCCATTGGACGTGCCATTTGGAGGTGTCATGCCTCCAGATCCCTTTGGTGCTCAAAGTTACATGTTTCCGCCTATCCCACCTCAGAG AGATCTTGCTGAGTTTGGAATGGGTATGAATGTTGCCCCACCTATCATGAGCAGAGAGGAGTTTGAGGCTCGGCAAGCTGATTTGAGGAGGAAGCGTGAAAATGAGAGACGAGGTGAAAG GGAGTTCTCTAGAGATCGGGAATTCAGTAGAGAAGTGAGCAGCAGTGGTGATGTTTCATCATTGAAGTCTAAATCT AAGCCTATCCCACAAATGTCAGCTGGTGACCATCGCAATGAACATCTTCGGCACCGATCAGAGAGGACCTCACCGGAACGCTCCTTGCGGGACCATGACGCACCTCCCCGCCCTTTAAAGAGAAAAGCTGACCAGCATCATGACCGTGAATGTGATCATGACTATGACTATGATGATCGTGACCGTGACCGTGAGCGCCAGCATCACCATCGATCTGAGTCTTCCAAGCTTGCTCCTGAGACAGCCACCAAAGCCACTTTGATGGCCACTACAGCAGCAATGGATAAGAAGCAAAAGGGAAGCGTGTTCTCTCGCATTAGCTTTCCAGAAGGAGAAGTCAGCAAGAAACGCAAGCTATCTTCTGATGCACCTATATCTTCTGGCCATCACAAGCCGTCTTCCAATGGATACTATGATGACTACAAGACTTCTTCAGCTGCCACCAAGGCAGTTTCTGCTACTAGTGGCGGTGTGAGGAAGAGCACTAGTAGCAATGCTGTAGATTACGAGTCTAGTGACGATGATAGACATTTCAAAAGGAAGCCCTCAAGGTATGAGTCCTCGCCGCCACCATCAGCTGAGTGGGAAGAAGAACCGCGGCACTCAAGAGGATCCAGGGAACGAGAGCGTAGCGGCTATAGTAAACATAGATAG
- the LOC18606229 gene encoding myb-related protein 308, protein MFYTRLPSLFSQSKLLLLNLAAKSISPQLNFLSLSLITSLSLSLSLSLCPFSQWQMAPKKDGVSKRVMNKGAWTAEEDRKLAEYIKIHGAKRWKTIAIKAGLSRCGKSCRLRWLNYLRPNIKRGNISDEEEDLILRLHKLLGNRWSLIAGRLPGRTDNEIKNYWNSHLSKKINQEKTEQTSTSEQTVPQQTWETVQMVEEVAKGSDENLELSFDANEFFDFSTQGCFGLDWVNKFLELDDQTP, encoded by the exons ATGTTTTATACTCGACTTCCCTCCTTGTTTTCCCAGTCAAAGTTACTCTTACTAAATCTAGCAGCTAAAAGCATCTCTCCCCAGCTTaatttcctctctctctctctNAttacttctctctctctctctctctctctctctctctgtcccTTCTCACAGTGGCAGATGGCTCCTAAGAAGGATGGAGTGAGTAAAAGAGTTATGAACAAAGGAGCATGGACAGCTGAGGAAGATCGAAAATTGGCTGAATATATTAAGATTCATGGTGCAAAGAGATGGAAAACTATCGCAATTAAAGCAG GTTTGAGTCGCTGCGGCAAGAGTTGCAGATTGAGATGGTTGAACTACTTGAGACCAAACATCAAGAGAGGAAACATATCTGATGAAGAAGAGGACTTAATTCTTAGGCTTCACAAACTGCTAGGGAACAG GTGGTCCTTGATTGCTGGGAGACTTCCAGGTCGAACAgacaatgaaattaagaacTACTGGAATTCACAtttgagcaagaaaataaatcagGAGAAAACAGAACAAACTTCAACCTCAGAACAAACTGTGCCACAGCAAACTTGGGAAACAGTTCAGATGGTAGAAGAGGTAGCAAAAGGAAGTGATGAGAACTTGGAACTTAGCTTTGATGCAAACGAGTTCTTTGACTTCTCAACTCAAGGTTGCTTTGGTTTGGACTGGGTGAATAAGTTCCTTGAACTTGATGATCAGACTCCATAG
- the LOC18606232 gene encoding E3 ubiquitin-protein ligase RBBP6 isoform X2: MAVYYKFKSARDFDSIAMDGPFISVGTLKEKIFESKHLGRGTDFDLVVTNAQTNEEYLDEAMLIPKNTSVLIRRVPGRPRMPIVAAQEPKVENQIENAQPEKSNFLDADSSVPKYPEDSEWDEFGNDLYSIPETLPVQSSNPLPDAPPTNKADEDSKIKALIDTPALDWQRQGADGFGPGRGFGRGMGGRMGGRGFGLERKTPPQGYVCHRCKVPGHFIQHCPTNGDPNYDIKRVKPPTGIPKSMLMATPDGSYALPSGAVAVLKPNEAAFEKEIEGLPSTRSVGDLPPELHCPLCKEVMKDAVLTSKCCFKSFCDKCIRDHIISKSMCICGATNILADDLLPNKTLRDTINRILESGNSSADNAGSTFQVQDMESARCPQPKIPSPTTSAASKGEQKPVSAKEESPSVKDKANEVKVAIPPQQVVEKVKIAKPADASEATLESMSVKEPASQGSAPLAEEEVQQKVVSGEAGKKKKKKKVRLPANDLQWKTPQDLAAENYMMSMGPSAYNPYWGGMQPGMDGFMGPYAGAMPYMGGYGLSPLDVPFGGVMPPDPFGAQSYMFPPIPPQRDLAEFGMGMNVAPPIMSREEFEARQADLRRKRENERRGEREFSRDREFSREVSSSGDVSSLKSKSKPIPQMSAGDHRNEHLRHRSERTSPERSLRDHDAPPRPLKRKADQHHDRECDHDYDYDDRDRDRERQHHHRSESSKLAPETATKATLMATTAAMDKKQKGSVFSRISFPEGEVSKKRKLSSDAPISSGHHKPSSNGYYDDYKTSSAATKAVSATSGGVRKSTSSNAVDYESSDDDRHFKRKPSRYESSPPPSAEWEEEPRHSRGSRERERSGYSKHR, from the exons atggcTGTTTATTACAAGTTTAAGAGTGCAAGAGATTTTGATTCAATTGCCATGGATGGTCCGTTTATAAGCGTTGGtactttgaaagaaaaaatatttgaatcaAAGCACTTGGGCAGGGGTACCGACTTCGACCTTGTTGTCACTAATGCCCAAACTAACGAAG AATATCTTGATGAAGCAATGTTAATCCCGAAAAATACTTCTGTACTAATTCGCCGGGTTCCTGGAAGGCCTCGCATGCCCATTGTTGCTGCTCAAGA GCCTAAGGTGGAAAATCAGATTGAAAATGCTCAACCAGAAAAGAGTAACTTCCTGGATGCTGATTCATCTGTTCCAAAATAT CCTGAAGACTCCGAATGGGATGAATTTGGGAATGATTTATATTCAATCCCTGAAACACTGCCAGTGCAGTCAAGCAATCCACTTCCTGATGCTCCTCCTACTAATAAAGCTGATGAGGATAGCAAAATTAAGGCTTTAATTGATACTCCTGCCTTGGACTGGCAGCG CCAAGGTGCAGATGGTTTTGGACCTGGTAGAGGCTTTGGAAGGGGTATGGGTGGGAGGATGGGTGGGcgtggttttg GATTGGAGCGCAAAACGCCTCCTCAGGGTTATGTTTGTCACCGCTGTAAGGTGCCTG GGCACTTTATTCAGCACTGCCCCACAAATGGTGATCCAAACTACGATATCAAACGGGTAAAGCCTCCAACTGGCATTCCAAAGTCAATGCTAATGGCAACTCCAGATGGCTCTTATGCATTGCCAAGTGGAGCAGTTGCAGTTTTGAAACCCAATGA GGCTGCAtttgagaaagaaattgaGGGCTTACCTTCCACTCGGTCTGTTGGTGACCTTCCACCTGAACTCCATTGCCCATTGTGCAAggaagtgatgaaagatgctGTTCTAACTAGCAAATGTTGTTTTAAGAGTTTTTGCGATAAAT GTATAAGGGACCACATTATCTCAAAGTCAATGTGCATATGTGGGGCAACAAACATACTCGCCGATGATCTTTTGCCAAATAAGACTCTAAGAGATACAATTAATCGTATATTGGAGTCTGGTAACAGCAGTGCGGACAATGCTGGAAGCACTTTTCAAGTTCAAG ATATGGAGTCTGCCCGGTGTCCACAACCAAAAATTCCGTCTCCTACTACATCTGCTGCGTCAAAGGGAGAGCAGAAGCCAGTATCTGCTAAGGAAGAAAGTCCTAGTGTGAAGGATAAAGCTAATGAGGTGAAGGTAGCTATTCCGCCACAGCAGGTTGTGGAGAAAGTGAAGATTGCTAAACCTGCTGATGCATCTGAGGCTACACTGGAGTCGATGAGTGTGAAGGAGCCTGCATCACAAGGGAGTGCCCCACTTGCGGAGGAAGAAGTGCAACAGAAGGTGGTTTCTGGAGAGGCAG gaaagaaaaagaaaaagaagaaggttCGTTTGCCAGCAAATG ACTTGCAGTGGAAAACCCCTCAGGATCTTGCAGCTGAGAACTATATGATGTCTATGGGTCCCTCTGCCTATAATCCTTACTGGGGTGGCATGCAGCCTGGGATGGATGGGTTTATGGGTCCTTATGCTGGTGCAATGCCCTATATGGGGGGCTATGGACTAAGTCCATTGGACGTGCCATTTGGAGGTGTCATGCCTCCAGATCCCTTTGGTGCTCAAAGTTACATGTTTCCGCCTATCCCACCTCAGAG AGATCTTGCTGAGTTTGGAATGGGTATGAATGTTGCCCCACCTATCATGAGCAGAGAGGAGTTTGAGGCTCGGCAAGCTGATTTGAGGAGGAAGCGTGAAAATGAGAGACGAGGTGAAAG GGAGTTCTCTAGAGATCGGGAATTCAGTAGAGAAGTGAGCAGCAGTGGTGATGTTTCATCATTGAAGTCTAAATCT AAGCCTATCCCACAAATGTCAGCTGGTGACCATCGCAATGAACATCTTCGGCACCGATCAGAGAGGACCTCACCGGAACGCTCCTTGCGGGACCATGACGCACCTCCCCGCCCTTTAAAGAGAAAAGCTGACCAGCATCATGACCGTGAATGTGATCATGACTATGACTATGATGATCGTGACCGTGACCGTGAGCGCCAGCATCACCATCGATCTGAGTCTTCCAAGCTTGCTCCTGAGACAGCCACCAAAGCCACTTTGATGGCCACTACAGCAGCAATGGATAAGAAGCAAAAGGGAAGCGTGTTCTCTCGCATTAGCTTTCCAGAAGGAGAAGTCAGCAAGAAACGCAAGCTATCTTCTGATGCACCTATATCTTCTGGCCATCACAAGCCGTCTTCCAATGGATACTATGATGACTACAAGACTTCTTCAGCTGCCACCAAGGCAGTTTCTGCTACTAGTGGCGGTGTGAGGAAGAGCACTAGTAGCAATGCTGTAGATTACGAGTCTAGTGACGATGATAGACATTTCAAAAGGAAGCCCTCAAGGTATGAGTCCTCGCCGCCACCATCAGCTGAGTGGGAAGAAGAACCGCGGCACTCAAGAGGATCCAGGGAACGAGAGCGTAGCGGCTATAGTAAACATAGATAG
- the LOC18606231 gene encoding uncharacterized protein LOC18606231, translated as MAAPFFSTPFQPYVYQSPQDAVIPFQILGGEAQIVQIMLKPQEKVIAKPGSMCFMSGSIEMENTYVPENEVGMWQWLFGKSITSISLRNPGPNDGFVGIAAPSLARILPIDLAMFGGELLCQPDAFLCSINDVKVNNTVDQRPRNVVTGVEGFLRQKLSGQGLAFIVAGGSVVQKNLEVGEVLAVDVSCIVALTASIDVQIKFNGPMRRAVFGGDNLVTAVLTGPGIVFIQSLPFHRFSQRIARAVTSPNMRENPKFFVQIAIFFFLAYVVIVSSLILTDV; from the exons ATGGCCGCCCCGTTCTTTTCTACTCCTTTTCAACCTTACGTTTAtcag AGTCCGCAAGATGCTGTGATCCCATTTCAAATATTGGGTGGTGAGGCTCAAATAGTTCAG ATAATGTTGAAGCCGCAAGAAAAAGTTATTGCAAAACCTG GCTCAATGTGCTTCATGTCTGGGTCCATTGAAATGGAAAACACCTATGTCCCTGAAAACGAGGTAGGCATGTGGCAGTGGCTTTTTGGCAAGAGTATAACTAGTATTTCTCTTCGCAATCCTGGTCCAAATGATGGATTTGTTGGAATTGCTGCACCTTCTCTGGCAAGGATTCTTCCG ATTGATTTGGCAATGTTTGGTGGAGAGCTTTTGTGTCAG CCAGATGCATTTCTTTGCTCCATCAATGATGTGAAGGTCAATAATACGGTTGATCAGCGGCCACGAAATGTCGTAACTGGTGTAGAG GGATTTCTGAGACAGAAGTTATCTGGCCAGGGGCTTGCATTTATTGTTGCTGGTGGATCTG TTGTGCAGAAAAATCTTGAGGTGGGTGAGGTGTTGGCAGTTGACGTGTCATGCATTGTGGCCCTCACTGCTTCCATCGACGtccaaatcaaattcaatgGTCCAATGAGAAGAGCAGTTTTTGGA GGTGACAATTTGGTAACAGCTGTTCTAACAGGACCGGGCATTGTCTTCATCCAGAGTTTGCCATTTCATCGATTTTCACAGCGAATTGCAAG GGCGGTTACATCTCCAAACATGAGGGAAAATCCAAAGTTCTTCGTTCAAAtagctattttcttttttctagcATACGTGGTGATTGTATCTTCTTTAATATTAACTGATGTGTGA
- the LOC18606230 gene encoding probable glycosyltransferase At5g03795: MRKLLKHVAVALIRELIRHCRWRKIDWRKLFFAGAVMSIAGVVLPTLLFTYRRNIWFLPSLVNDSSHQSLNGSVHLSNNLTETRSERFQLLSTAPSVSFNSSTEAKGRHRVSRRRRKRRRRSKIDDGPQVITPPPRRTVSPRLQRYLRSLSPDESLLYAKKEIEHAPAVDNDDDSYLYAPVFRNVSIFERSCELMEMILKVYIYPDGEKPIFHEPHLLGIYASEGWFMKLLEADREFVTQDPKKAHLFYLPYSSRQLELALYVPNSHNLRPLSIFIRDYVNMIAAKYPFWNRTHGSDHFLVACHDWGPYTTSAHKELRNNTIKAVCNADLSENFIAGKDVSLPETAIRNPGRPLRYIGRGNRVSQRPILAFFAGNMHGRVRPKLLKYWHNKEEDMKIYGPLPIRVSRNMTYIQHMKSSKYCICPMGYEVNSPRIVEAIYYECVPVIIADNFVLPFNEVLDWNAFSVVVAEKDIPKLKEILLAIPLRRYLKMQINVKMVQKHFLWNPRPMRYDLFHMILHSIWFNRLNQIQISQD; the protein is encoded by the exons ATGAGGAAACTATTGAAACACGTTGCTGTAGCCCTGATTAGAGAATTAATCCGGCATTGCAGATGGCGCAAAATTGACTGGAGAAAGTTGTTTTTTGCTGGAGCAGTCATGTCAATAGCTGGTGTAGTACTTCCAACCTTGTTGTTTACTTATCGCCGAAACATCTGGTTCCTCCCTTCTCTTGTTAATGATTCATCACACCAATCTTTGAATGGTTCCGTGCATTTGAGCAACAACCTGACAGAGACAAGATCGGAACGATTTCAACTTCTTTCAACTGCTCCCTCTGTTTCATTCAATTCATCTACTGAAGCGAAAGGAAGACATAGAGTTTCTCGTAGAAGGCGAAAGAGAAGGCGGAGGAGTAAAATCGACGATGGACCACAGGTCATAACTCCTCCTCCTCGTAGAACAGTATCTCCACGCCTACAG AGATACCTTCGGTCGTTGTCACCTGATGAGTCTCTTCTGTACGCGAAAAAGGAAATTGAGCATGCACCAGCTGTagataatgatgatgattctTATCTGTATGCTCCGGTATTTCGGAATGTCTCTATTTTCGAAAG GAGCTGCGAGTTGATGGAGATGATACTTAAAGTCTACATTTACCCTGATGGAGAGAAGCCCATTTTCCATGAACCTCATCTTTTAGGTATTTATGCTTCTGAAGGATGGTTTATGAAGTTACTGGAGGCAGACAGGGAGTTTGTTACCCAAGACCCGAAAAAGGCTCATCTGTTTTATCTGCCGTATAGTTCACGCCAGCTGGAGTTGGCACTTTATGTGCCTAACTCACATAATCTGAGACCACTGTCAATCTTCATAAGGGACTATGTGAACATGATTGCTGCAAAGTACCCTTTCTGGAACCGCACACATGGGTCAGATCATTTTCTTGTTGCATGCCATGATTGG GGTCCTTACACAACCTCTGCACACAAGGAGCTAAGAAATAACACCATAAAAGCCGTTTGCAATGCTGACCTATCTGAAAATTTCATTGCTGGAAAGGATGTTTCTCTACCAGAAACCGCCATAAGAAATCCTGGTAGACCTCTTAGATATATTGGTCGTGGGAACAGAGTTTCACAACGCCCGATCCTTGCTTTCTTTGCTGGGAACATGCATGGCAGGGTCCGTCCCAAACTTCTCAAGTATTGGCACAACAAAGAAGAAGACATGAAAATCTATGGTCCTTTACCAATTCGAGTTTCTAGAAATATGACTTACATTCAGCATATGAAATCAAGTAAATATTGTATATGCCCCATGGGTTATGAAGTGAACAGCCCTAGGATTGTTGAGGCTATATATTATGAGTGTGTGCCAGTGATTATTGCAGATAACTTTGTCCTACCTTTTAATGAAGTCCTGGATTGGAATGCATTTTCTGTGGTCGTGGCTGAAAAGGATATTCCAAAACTGAAGGAGATTCTATTGGCTATTCCATTGAGAAGATACCTTAAAATGCAAATTAATGTGAAGATGGTGCAGAAGCATTTTCTTTGGAATCCAAGACCAATGAGATATGATCTGTTCCATATGATACTACATTCCATTTGGTTTAACAGGCTGAACCAGATCCAAATCTCTCAGGACTAG